The following proteins are co-located in the Candidatus Neomarinimicrobiota bacterium genome:
- a CDS encoding glycoside hydrolase family 97 protein, with amino-acid sequence MNQEVNKQKRSFETRLISIMMLLLCAATIVNGQQRQTYEIQSPDKTIELVVTVKNEIRYSVNVDGKTVVEPSQISMTVGDDRVLGRNPEVSDVRRSTVEQEIRPVIPEKFAVIDDHYNELNIALKGDYSVIFRAYDNGVAYRFQTSFGGNLKVVSEQATFNFAGTNHVYFPEEESFFSHNERTYLHMQLDTVSAGRLASLPVLVSTTGPKVLIAESALLDYPGMWVKSSGSNALKSTFSHYALESQLQPDSDRDMPVTRYANYIAKTKGNRSFPWRILAIAKKDADLITNQLVFQLAEELRIKDPSWIRPGKVAWDWWNANNIYGVDFRAGVDTKTYKYYIDFASKFGIEYIILDEGWYKLGNLLDVVPEMNVKELTAYGKKKNVGIILWVIWKTLDDQLDVALDQFEKWGAAGIKVDFMQRDDQDMVNFYWKVADEAAKRKMLVDFHGAYKPSGLRRSYPNVITREGVKGLEHSKWSRDITPEHDLTLPFIRMVTGPMDYTPGAMINAQPGQFRTTFTRPMSMGTRAHQVAMYMIYESPLQMMADSPSNYLKESESAEFISRIPTVWEDTRVLEASVGEYLILARKNGSYWYVGAMTNENAREFNIDLSFLDDSNYSVESIEDGINADRYGSDYRKVTQTISKGGSLTIKLAPGGGWAAILMPES; translated from the coding sequence ATGAATCAGGAAGTTAATAAGCAAAAGCGGAGTTTCGAAACACGTCTCATCAGTATAATGATGCTGCTTCTTTGCGCTGCCACTATTGTCAACGGCCAGCAAAGGCAAACGTACGAAATCCAATCACCAGACAAGACGATTGAATTAGTCGTAACGGTTAAGAATGAGATCAGGTATTCCGTGAATGTTGATGGAAAGACAGTTGTCGAGCCTTCACAAATATCCATGACGGTGGGTGATGACCGGGTGCTCGGGCGAAATCCTGAGGTCTCTGATGTCAGGAGGAGTACCGTCGAGCAGGAAATCAGACCTGTGATACCGGAGAAGTTTGCCGTTATTGACGACCACTATAATGAATTGAACATTGCCCTCAAGGGAGATTATTCTGTTATCTTTCGGGCCTACGATAACGGCGTGGCCTACCGTTTCCAAACGAGTTTTGGGGGAAACCTTAAGGTTGTTTCCGAACAAGCGACTTTCAATTTCGCTGGAACCAATCACGTCTATTTTCCTGAGGAAGAAAGCTTTTTCTCTCATAATGAGCGAACCTATCTGCACATGCAACTCGACACCGTTTCCGCCGGACGATTGGCCAGTTTACCGGTTCTGGTTTCAACTACGGGGCCCAAGGTGCTGATTGCCGAGAGTGCATTGCTCGATTATCCGGGCATGTGGGTGAAAAGCAGCGGAAGCAACGCGCTCAAAAGCACATTCTCGCACTACGCACTGGAAAGCCAACTGCAGCCAGACTCAGACAGGGACATGCCGGTTACCAGGTACGCCAACTACATCGCGAAGACAAAAGGGAACCGGAGTTTCCCCTGGAGAATTCTGGCCATTGCAAAGAAAGACGCCGATCTCATTACCAATCAATTGGTCTTTCAACTCGCCGAAGAATTGCGGATTAAAGACCCGTCGTGGATCAGACCAGGAAAGGTGGCATGGGATTGGTGGAACGCCAACAACATCTACGGAGTCGATTTCAGAGCCGGCGTGGATACAAAGACCTACAAGTACTATATCGATTTTGCCTCCAAGTTTGGCATTGAATACATTATTCTGGACGAAGGCTGGTACAAGTTGGGTAACCTCCTGGATGTTGTCCCAGAAATGAATGTGAAAGAGCTTACAGCCTACGGCAAAAAGAAAAATGTGGGGATTATTCTATGGGTGATTTGGAAGACACTGGATGACCAACTTGACGTGGCTCTCGATCAGTTTGAGAAATGGGGTGCGGCTGGCATCAAGGTTGATTTTATGCAACGTGACGATCAGGATATGGTGAATTTCTATTGGAAGGTTGCCGACGAAGCGGCCAAACGAAAGATGCTGGTTGATTTCCACGGTGCCTACAAACCGTCCGGACTGCGCCGGTCTTACCCTAATGTGATCACGCGGGAAGGCGTGAAAGGACTGGAGCACAGTAAGTGGAGCCGGGATATTACTCCGGAACACGATTTGACGCTGCCGTTTATCCGAATGGTGACAGGCCCGATGGATTACACCCCTGGCGCAATGATCAATGCTCAACCGGGCCAGTTCCGCACTACATTTACACGTCCGATGAGCATGGGCACACGTGCTCATCAAGTTGCGATGTACATGATTTATGAAAGTCCGCTGCAAATGATGGCTGATAGTCCAAGCAATTATTTGAAGGAATCAGAGTCCGCGGAATTCATTTCCAGAATACCGACAGTCTGGGAAGATACCCGGGTTTTGGAGGCCAGTGTTGGTGAGTACCTCATTCTTGCCAGGAAAAATGGCAGCTATTGGTATGTCGGTGCCATGACAAATGAAAACGCAAGAGAATTCAACATAGATCTGTCGTT